The window GCCTGGGTGAGCAACCACGTCACGGTTTCCATGGATAGCGAAAGCTCATCTGCAATCTGACCCGGACTGTGCCCCTCAGCAAGGAGCATCTTTGCCCTGCTAATCAGATCGTCTAGGGAAGACATACCAGAGAGGTTCGCCCGAATCTATTTAAGTTTTCTTTTAATTGCAGAGCCGCAGATGAGGCATTCCCCATCATGGTCAAAGTACCTGCCGCAACCGGTACACCGGTATTTCCAGTGGATCCTTTTAGCTTTCCGCTGGAGGATTGGGTGTATCTGCACACCCAATATGCTTGCAACATTCTGGATGGCAAAATCGTCAGTGTAGAGAACTGCACCCGTCTCAAGTGCGAGCGCCAGCAGTTCGCAATCCGTATCAGAGATTACCCCTGAATCCCGGGTTTTTTTGGCAGCAGTTTTCACCGTTTCCATGCTCTCCGGACCCGGTGACATTACCCTGAGCCCTTCAGCGCACAACTTCTCGAACTTCCCTTTTGAGCGGATATCCCGAAGCTCATCACATACGGATGGCGTAGTAAACAGTTCTCCCTCTACCGGGCACTCTGAGAAAAAAACACTGGTATCAAGGATGGATTTCATGAGATTACCCGGAACCGGTATGGGGGGTAGAGAAGTCCATCTCATCCACCCAATCAACGGTTTGAACGTGTCTGCAATGCATTAGCGATCTGGTCTGCGGCAGATACCCTGCTGCACCCGCGCTCGATCGTATCGCTGCAGATGACATCCCGGACTCCCGCTTCGATAAGACGGACATAAGCGCCCCCGGTAAGCACCCCGTGCACGCAGGCAGCATATACATCCGTTGCACCCTGAGCGGAAAGCATACCGGCAGCCGTAGCGATTGTGCCGCCGGTTGAGATGATGTCATCGACGATCACAACGGGGCGTGATGCAGCGGATAATGCCTTGGGTGCCATGGTCACCTGCTCTCCGCTCAGCCGGGTCTTCTCCAGGTGATCGAACTCCCATTCTCCTGCCGATGCCACCTGTTCTGCAAATGCCAGGGCACCATCGTCAGGTGCAAGAATAAGCGGGTTGGTAAGATTGAGCGTTTTGATGTAAGCCCCGATATCGCGGGCAAGAGAGATGTTGCGGGCAGGCGCATTAAAAAACCTGAGCACGTCAGGTTCATGGATATTTACGGTAATGCATTCAGAAACGCCCCTGCTTATTGCCCGGGCAACCGCGCGGGCACTGAGCGGTTCTCCCTTTCGGTCCTGCCGGTCCTGCCGTGCATATCCCATGTAGGGTATTACCAGACGGATGTCAGAATTTTCACAGGCATCGATTAAGAGAAGCAGCTGGACAAGCGCGTCGTTGTCCACAACACTGCTTACCATTACGGTCTCATCGTCCAGTTCTCCGGCAACAAGATACAGCTCCCCGTCAGGAAAACGGGAATATTTAACATCGACGACCGTGGTCTTTTGTGCCCGTGCAAGGCGTGTGGCAAGTATCTGGGATTTTTCAGTGCAGATCACTTTCATGATATCGTTTCCTGATCGCAGACGAGCAGTAATTCCTTATTCAATGTATGTTGTATGGGTGATAATATACTCCATCAGGTATTGTATTTTTTTCTGCTTAGCTTAGCATGAATCCGCGTAAATCAGCAGGTTACGAAAAAACAAATTTCGTCCTCACCGGTGTGACCAGCTGAAAGTACTTAAACTATCATAGGACAAATTATATGAAAATCTTAAGGCTAAAAAGAGGTCAAAACCGCAATGGAAATATCTGAGCAAACCCCCCCGGAGCAGAACGAAACACAACCCGCATCGACCGAAGCGGTGTCAACGGATAGCACGGGAGCGACATCATCAAAAATTGAAGTGCCTGCAAAACTGATCGACCAGGTAATCGGACAGGAGCATGCCGTTGAAGTGATAAAAAAGGCAGCTATCCAGCGCCGGCATGTCATGATGATCGGCAGTCCCGGTACCGGAAAATCGATGCTGGCAAAAGCAATGGCCGAGCTGTTGCCCAAAGAAGAACTCATCGATATTATGGTTTACCCGAATTCCGATGACAACAATAACCCGATAATCCGGACGGTTGCTGCAGGAAGGGGAAAACAGATAGTGGCTGCCCATAAAGCAGAAGCCAAGAAGAAGATCCAGTTCAGGAATATGCTCCTTTTCCTTGCCATCATCGCTATCGGAGGATATGCGCTTATCACCGGACAGATCCTGATGGGGCTCATTGCGGTTGCCTTTATTTTTATGGCGTTCCGCTACAGCCTGCCGCGTGAGGAGGCGATGGTGCCCAAGCTTCTCGTCTCGAATGACACCAAGAGCATCGCACCCTTTATCGATGGCACCGGCACGCATGCCGGCGCCCTTTTGGGAGATGTGCGTCATGATCCTTTCCAGAGCGGGGGCCTTGAAACCCCGTCCCACGATCGGGTCGAGGCGGGTGCAATCCACCGTTCGAATGGTGGCGTTCTCTTCATCGATGAGATTAACACGCTGGACCCGCACTCCCAACAGAACCTGCTCACTGCATTGCAGGAAGGAGAATTCCCCATCACCGGTCAGAGCGAGCGGTCGAGCGGTGCAATGGTCCGGACCGAGCCGGTCCCCTGCAAGTTCGTGATGGTTGCTGCAGGCAATCTCGATGCAATCCAGGGGATGCACCCGGCGCTGCGCTCCCGTATTCGTGGATATGGGTACGAAGTGTATATGTCCGAGAGCATGGAGGATACCGAAGAAAACCGGGAGAAATATGTTCGGTTCGTTGCACAGGAAGTCAAGAATGACGGGAAGATCCCGCACTTTGACCAGAGTGCGATCGATGAAATTATCCGGGAATCCCGCCGCCGTTCCAACCGCAAAGGACACCTCACCCTCAAGCTCCGCGACATGGGAGGTCTCATCCGGGTTGCCGGAGATATTGCCCGGCAGGAAGGCGCAGCGATCACCACCGCTCACCATGTCATCACAGCAAAAGTAACTGCCCGGTCGATTGAAGATCAGGTATCCGATGAATACATCCGGAGAAGCCGTGAATACGAGCTCACCGTTGTAGAGGGAACCCGCATCGGGCGCGTGAACGGGCTTGCCGTTATGGGAACCGATTCTGGTTCAGTACTCCCGATCATGGCCGAAGTCACTCCGGCCCAGGGAGCAAGCGGTACCGTTATCGCAACCGGTATGCTCAAAGAGATTGCCCAGGAATCGATCAAGAATGTCAGTGCAATCCTCAAGAAATTCACCGGGAAAGATGTGAAAAATATTGACTTGCACATCCAGTTCATAGGGACCTATGGCGGTGTTGAGGGAGATTCCGCATCCGTCAGCGTGGCAACTGCCGTCATCAGCGCAATCGAGGGCATTCCCGTTCGCCAGGATGTCGCGATGACCGGTTCGCTTTCCGTTCGCGGAGATGTCCTGCCGGTCGGGGGAGTTACCTTCAAGATCGAAGCCGCGGCAAAGGCGGGCATCAAAACCGTCCTTATCCCCCGCACGAATATCAATGATGTGCTGATAGAGGAACGGTACAAGTCCATGGTCACGGTTATTCCCGTGGATACCATTGATGATGTTCTCAAGATTGCCCTTGTGCCGGAGAACTTCGAAGGGTTCCTCAACAAGCTTAAAAATATGGCAATACGTTCGACCGGCATGATTGCAGAGGCAACGACGGTCAATAACCCGGTGGCATGAACGAACATGCCCGATATCACCTATTTTGATCTGCGTCATGTAACCGGTCAGATTACCCACATTGACATAGATAACGGTGTTTTCGAGTCCGCGGGAACCACATTTTTCAATAAAGCGGTGCTGCGGGTCATCAGCAACACCGGCTGGGGGAATCTCCAGATCGACAATTACCAGCCCTGCACGGGCAGGAAATTCGATGAACTTTTACAGAAAGCCTGTAAGCTCTCGGCGATAACCCAGGAAGAGGTAAGCCTTGGGGATGTTTCCCGTGGCGTGCTTGCGGTTCCCGCCATGAAAGAGGATCCCCGTTCGGTCAGCATCGAAGAAAAATCCGCAATCCTCGCAGAGATCGAGAAAGGCGCAATCCACCCATCCGTGGTAAACCGCCGGGCAAATTATATCGAACGGGTTGAACAGGTGGAGTTTTCCGACAGTTCCGGCAACGAATATGCGTACGAGATGTGCCGCTCGGGATTCAATGTAATGGCGGTTGCTTCACGGAATGGCAACACCCAGATGGGATATGAACGGGAACATTCCATCCACGGGTTCAACCTCCGGCAGCACCGGGACATCGGGAAAAAGGCAGCCGATATCGCGGTGGCATTGCTCGACGCCAAAGCCGCTCACGGGGGAAAGATGAAAGCCATACTCGATTCGGAGCTGGCGGGTGTTTTTGCCCATGAAGCGGTTGGCCACGCCAGTGAAGGCGACTTGATCCAGGAAGGCAACTCGGTCCTGAAAGGCAAGACCGGGCAGAAGATCGGAAACGATTTACTTACGATTGTTGACGATCCCACCATTCACGAGTTCGGGTTTGATCCTGTTGATTCCGAAGGTGTGGCTGTGTGCAGGACCGAGATCATCAAAAACGGGATCGTGAATGCATTCCTCCATAACCAGGAATCCTTAGCCGCAGTAGGTAACGGTGTAGCAGGCCATGCCCGGGGTATGCCCGGAGAACCTCCCCTTGTGCGGATGAGCAACACCTTCATTGAAGCCGGCGATGCCACGGATCCCGAGATCTTCGAGGAATGCAAGAACGGCATTTTCCTGAAAGGCTCCCGGGGCGGGCAGGTGGACCCGGGCCGGGGAGTCTTCCAGTTCAATGCAGAATACGGGTATCTCGTAGTAAACGGGGAATGTACCGGCATGGTGCGGGATGTATCCCTTTCGGGAGAGATCCTGACAACCCTGCATAACATTGCTCTCTGCGGGAACAAGCGCGTGATGAGCCCGGGATATTGCGGGAAAGGCGGGCAAAGTGTGCCGGTGAGTGACGGGGCTCCGACAATTCTCTTGTGCGATGCGGTGGTGGGCGGCAGTGGAATGGATTGACCAGCTATTACAAGAAGGGCAGAAGAGCGTCGACGAAGTCGAAGTTTTTTATGTGCAGGGCAGGAGTATTTCAGCTGACCTAAAGCAGAAGAAAATTAACCTTGCCTCTGCTTCAGAAGACTGCGGTCTTGGCATCAGGACCATCCACAAGGGAAGAATCGGATCCTCGAGTACGAATGATCCCACTCACTGGAAGGAATGCCTGGATGCAGCCATTGCAAGCGGCCATCTTGCAACCCCGCTTCCCTGGGAAGGATTACCCGGGGCGAAGGACGTATCTCAAACCCCGCTCACGTTCGATCCATCGATGAAGGTTGAACCAGCTTCTGCTCTTGCCCTGCTCGAACAGATGCTGGCAGGAGCAGAAGAACATGCGGCTGATGTAACAGCCGGATCTGCCGGGCTTTCCACAGCAACGGTCACCCTCGCTAATAGCAGGGGTGCATATTACACCGACAGCCATACGGGTGTCTCGCTCTCACTGGAAGCCATCCATGGGCAATCAACGGGGTATGAATTCGATCACTCCAGTTTCATTGACAAAGTAGATCCGTTCCATGTCGGGGAACGGGCAACCTTCTTTGCCCATGAATCTGCGGGAGGAAAGGATGTTACTACCGGGGATTACGAGATCCTTCTTTCCCCCCTTGCCTACGCTGAACTCCTCGGCAGTGTGTTTATACCCGCGCTCAATGGGCGGAATGTGCATGCCGGCAGATCGCGGTTTGCGGAATCACTGGGGAAGCACGTAACCGATCCCATGATTTCGATGTATG of the Methanomicrobiales archaeon HGW-Methanomicrobiales-1 genome contains:
- a CDS encoding ribose-phosphate diphosphokinase, whose amino-acid sequence is MKVICTEKSQILATRLARAQKTTVVDVKYSRFPDGELYLVAGELDDETVMVSSVVDNDALVQLLLLIDACENSDIRLVIPYMGYARQDRQDRKGEPLSARAVARAISRGVSECITVNIHEPDVLRFFNAPARNISLARDIGAYIKTLNLTNPLILAPDDGALAFAEQVASAGEWEFDHLEKTRLSGEQVTMAPKALSAASRPVVIVDDIISTGGTIATAAGMLSAQGATDVYAACVHGVLTGGAYVRLIEAGVRDVICSDTIERGCSRVSAADQIANALQTRSNR
- a CDS encoding ATP-dependent protease LonB, with the protein product MEISEQTPPEQNETQPASTEAVSTDSTGATSSKIEVPAKLIDQVIGQEHAVEVIKKAAIQRRHVMMIGSPGTGKSMLAKAMAELLPKEELIDIMVYPNSDDNNNPIIRTVAAGRGKQIVAAHKAEAKKKIQFRNMLLFLAIIAIGGYALITGQILMGLIAVAFIFMAFRYSLPREEAMVPKLLVSNDTKSIAPFIDGTGTHAGALLGDVRHDPFQSGGLETPSHDRVEAGAIHRSNGGVLFIDEINTLDPHSQQNLLTALQEGEFPITGQSERSSGAMVRTEPVPCKFVMVAAGNLDAIQGMHPALRSRIRGYGYEVYMSESMEDTEENREKYVRFVAQEVKNDGKIPHFDQSAIDEIIRESRRRSNRKGHLTLKLRDMGGLIRVAGDIARQEGAAITTAHHVITAKVTARSIEDQVSDEYIRRSREYELTVVEGTRIGRVNGLAVMGTDSGSVLPIMAEVTPAQGASGTVIATGMLKEIAQESIKNVSAILKKFTGKDVKNIDLHIQFIGTYGGVEGDSASVSVATAVISAIEGIPVRQDVAMTGSLSVRGDVLPVGGVTFKIEAAAKAGIKTVLIPRTNINDVLIEERYKSMVTVIPVDTIDDVLKIALVPENFEGFLNKLKNMAIRSTGMIAEATTVNNPVA
- a CDS encoding nucleotide-binding protein, with the protein product MKSILDTSVFFSECPVEGELFTTPSVCDELRDIRSKGKFEKLCAEGLRVMSPGPESMETVKTAAKKTRDSGVISDTDCELLALALETGAVLYTDDFAIQNVASILGVQIHPILQRKAKRIHWKYRCTGCGRYFDHDGECLICGSAIKRKLK
- a CDS encoding TldD/PmbA family protein, with product MPDITYFDLRHVTGQITHIDIDNGVFESAGTTFFNKAVLRVISNTGWGNLQIDNYQPCTGRKFDELLQKACKLSAITQEEVSLGDVSRGVLAVPAMKEDPRSVSIEEKSAILAEIEKGAIHPSVVNRRANYIERVEQVEFSDSSGNEYAYEMCRSGFNVMAVASRNGNTQMGYEREHSIHGFNLRQHRDIGKKAADIAVALLDAKAAHGGKMKAILDSELAGVFAHEAVGHASEGDLIQEGNSVLKGKTGQKIGNDLLTIVDDPTIHEFGFDPVDSEGVAVCRTEIIKNGIVNAFLHNQESLAAVGNGVAGHARGMPGEPPLVRMSNTFIEAGDATDPEIFEECKNGIFLKGSRGGQVDPGRGVFQFNAEYGYLVVNGECTGMVRDVSLSGEILTTLHNIALCGNKRVMSPGYCGKGGQSVPVSDGAPTILLCDAVVGGSGMD
- a CDS encoding TldD/PmbA family protein; amino-acid sequence: MRWWAAVEWIDQLLQEGQKSVDEVEVFYVQGRSISADLKQKKINLASASEDCGLGIRTIHKGRIGSSSTNDPTHWKECLDAAIASGHLATPLPWEGLPGAKDVSQTPLTFDPSMKVEPASALALLEQMLAGAEEHAADVTAGSAGLSTATVTLANSRGAYYTDSHTGVSLSLEAIHGQSTGYEFDHSSFIDKVDPFHVGERATFFAHESAGGKDVTTGDYEILLSPLAYAELLGSVFIPALNGRNVHAGRSRFAESLGKHVTDPMISMYDDPHLPGASGSVTWDAEGMPTRRIDFIRDGVLEAFAYDLKTAYRYGKISTASAVRGGYGGSPGIGHHNFIVDGKRSDVTDERVIYVHSVVGAHTANPMSGEFSVEISNAFWMENGEFQDPIRTAMLSGNVFTMHNEIGGISRESRAIGSLILPSVKINKQRIIGK